A segment of the Pseudomonadota bacterium genome:
TCGAACATGTCGAGGTTTTCCTTCGACGCGAAATGCCAAGTAGCGCCCTGATACACGGTGGCGAACTCGGCCGAGCCCTGCGTCGGGGCGCCAACGGTGTGGTACGCCACCACGTCATAGCCGCCGACAACCACGTTGTCGCCGATGAAATGCTCATCGACTGCCAGGGCTGACGTCGAGTGCATGGCCGCGGCCAGGGCAAGTGCTGCAACAGTTCCGAGGGTTTTCATGTGTCTGATTCCAAGTGTGAGAGAGTCAAACGGCTGGAGCCAACACCAGCCGGTGATGTGCACCCTACGCAGCACGCGTTGAGATGCGGTTCTCGCTTGGTTAGCGTTCGGTTAAGGCGATCACGCACGTTGCCCACGGACACCATGCCTCGCCCCAACCACGTGTTTTCTTTCTACCGCGTACGTGTCACGCTAGTGAAAACACGTACACCGAGGCCGCACCCCATGACACCTCACCTTGTTGCCGTCGTGCTTGCCGCGGTTACCGCCGCGCCGGCCGGCGCCGACGCGCCGGATCTCCAGTCAGGCACACCCGTCGTCTACCTCGCCGACAACCTCGACGAGCAGGACAAGCTCGGTTGGTGCATCGACACCAAGGGTCGCGGGTTCAACGAGAACCTGCACGCACACTCCTGCAAGCCCGCGACGCGCGGCATCAGCGACACCCAGTTCGCGTACGACGCCGACAGCGGGCACCTGCGCTCGGTGCCGTTCGAAGGCAAGTGCATGCAGCTGCGCGACCGGGCCGACCCGGTGTTCCCGTTCGCGCTGCTCGACTGCGTCGACGACGCCGTCTCGCAACGCTTCGTGCACGACCCGAACACGCGGGAGCTGCGCATCGGCGCGGACCCGAGCCACTGCGTGGTCGTCGCAACCCAGAGCACCGCAGCCGGGCCGTTCATGTCACGTGACCTGCTCGTGGCGCTCTGCGACAGCGTGGCTGAACCGTACAAACAATGGATCGCACTCGACTGAGCGAGACCCCTGACACAGCGTGGGTTGCACTCAAACC
Coding sequences within it:
- a CDS encoding YHS domain-containing (seleno)protein; this encodes MKTLGTVAALALAAAMHSTSALAVDEHFIGDNVVVGGYDVVAYHTVGAPTQGSAEFATVYQGATWHFASKENLDMFEADPAKFAPAYGGWCAAGASKGKKVPTLPELFAVVDGQLYLNSSPAAHNKLFLADTENVIRKGEKN